A stretch of DNA from Nevskiales bacterium:
CTCATTTGGCGCGGCTCTTGAGCTTCTCCACCATGGCGCGCAGCGTCTGCTGGCCCTCTTCGCCGAACCACAGGTCGGTGAAAGTCTCGGCCTCCTCCAGCTGGCCGTCGAAGCCGGCCACGAGGTCCTCGCGCGCGCGCCGGCGCATGATGGCGGTGGCGCGCGCCGGCTGCGCGAGGATCCTGCGGCACCAGGCCAGGGCGCGCGGCACCACCTCCGCCGGCGGCGCGAGTTCGTGCACCAGGTTCAGGCGCAGGGCGTCCTCCGGGCTCATCAGCCGTGCCTCCACGCTCAGCCGCTCGGACACCTCGGCCCCGGCCATGCGCGTGATCGCGCGCCGCACTGACACCGGCACGATGATCCCGACCGCCACTTCGTTGAATCCGAAGCGGTAGGGCCCTTCCGCCATGACGCGCCAGTCGCAGAAGCAGGACAGCACCGCACCACCGGCCGGGCTGTGGCCGGTGATCGCCGCCGCGACCGGGATTTCGGAGGCCGCCACCGTACGCAGCAGGGTGAAGAAATCGCGGAAAAACGCCTGCAGGCCGGCAGGATCCAGGGCCAGCAGGGACGGCAGGTCCAGCCCGCCGGAGTAAATACCCTCGCGGCCCGAGATCACCAGCGCGCGGGCGCCATCGCGCGGGGCCTGCGACACCGCGCCGCGCAGCCGCTGGGTCAGGGCGGGATCGATGGCATTCACCGGCGGCCGGTTCAGGCGCAGTTCGAGAATGCCGTTGTCGTGTTCGATGCGGTCGAGCATGGAGTCCCCTTGAACCGTATCCAGCATAGCGCGTGCATCTGGCCGGCGTAACGCGGCGGGCGGTATAGTCGGTGCGGCATGCCTCCTCACGCCCGCCCGCGGCGCCCATGAACGCCGACCGCCGCCGCACGATCCTCGCGCTGGCGCTGCCGACCATCGGCGGCATGACCTCGCAGAACATCCTCAACCTGGTGGACATGGCGATGGTCGGCACGCTCGGCGCGGCGGCGCTGGCCGGCGTGGGCATCGGCAGCTTCCTCAACTTCATGGCCTTCGCCGCGATCGCCGGGCTGGCTTCGGCGGTGCAGGCCACCGCC
This window harbors:
- a CDS encoding enoyl-CoA hydratase/isomerase family protein, giving the protein MLDRIEHDNGILELRLNRPPVNAIDPALTQRLRGAVSQAPRDGARALVISGREGIYSGGLDLPSLLALDPAGLQAFFRDFFTLLRTVAASEIPVAAAITGHSPAGGAVLSCFCDWRVMAEGPYRFGFNEVAVGIIVPVSVRRAITRMAGAEVSERLSVEARLMSPEDALRLNLVHELAPPAEVVPRALAWCRRILAQPARATAIMRRRAREDLVAGFDGQLEEAETFTDLWFGEEGQQTLRAMVEKLKSRAK